One stretch of Candida orthopsilosis Co 90-125, chromosome 3 draft sequence DNA includes these proteins:
- a CDS encoding Rps15 ribosomal protein, whose protein sequence is MVDATDKKKRTFKQFSFKGVDLKDLVEMPTEEFTKLCGARVRRRFSRGLDSKPMGLIKKLRAARAAAEPNERPAIVKTHLRNMIVVPEMIGSVVGVYNGKVFNTVEIKPEMVGHYLGEFSISYTPVRHGRAGNASSRFMPLR, encoded by the exons ATGGTTGACGCTA CtgacaaaaagaagagaacTTTCAAGCAATTCTCCTTCAAGGGTGTTGATTTAAAagatttggttgaaatGCCAACCGAAGAATTCACCAAATTATGTGGTGCTAGAgtaagaagaagattttcCAGAGGTTTAGACTCCAAACCAATGGGTctcatcaaaaaattgagagCCGCCAGAGCTGCTGCTGAACCAAACGAAAGACCAGCTATCGTTAAGACCCACTTGAGAAACATGATTGTTGTTCCAGAAATGATTGGTTCCGTTGTTGGTGTTTACAATGGTAAAGTTTTCAACActgttgaaatcaaaccagAAATGGTTGGTCACTACTTGGGtgaattttcaatttcatacACTCCAGTTAGACACGGTAGAGCTGGTAACGCTTCATCAAGATTCATGCCATTGAGATAG
- a CDS encoding Dbp5 protein (S. cerevisiae homolog DBP5 has inositol hexakisphosphate binding, RNA-dependent ATPase activity, RNA helicase activity and has role in mRNA export from nucleus, translational termination) has translation MSADSKRVDADASELLSSLSLAKPDVKKKDPKEDASSTKEKQVDTEIESSKDSAPTSTSNSDEKKEESEPESNLVSNQYEVQVKLADLQADPNSPLYSVKSFDELGLKPELLKGLYAMKFNKPSKIQEKALPLLISNPPKNMIGQSQSGTGKTAAFSLTMLSRVDESIKEPQAICLAPTRELARQTMEVITTMGKFSSITTQLVVPESVPRGQAVHAQIIVGTPGLVNDLVNRRLINISNIKVFVLDEADNMLDAQNLGDQCVRLKKRIPKTAQLVLFSATFPEEVRRYAERFVPNANSLQLKQEELNVAGIKQLYMDCRSEDHKFEVLCELYGLLTIGSSIIFVEKKDTSEKLWHKMKQEGHKVSLLHGSLEAGERDRLIDDFREGRSKVLITTNVLARGIDIASVSMVVNYDLPVMGPERRADPSTYLHRIGRTGRFGRVGVSVSFVASERDLKVLQAIQQYFGGIEMTRVPTDDWDEVEEIVTKVIKSK, from the coding sequence ATGTCTGCAGATTCAAAGAGAGTTGACGCTGATGCATCAGAATTACTTTCCAGTCTTTCATTGGCCAAACCTGATGTTAAAAAGAAAGACCCAAAGGAAGATGCTTCATCAACGAAAGAGAAACAAGTGGATACCGAGATTGAATCATCCAAGGATTCAGCACCAACAAGTACATCGAACTCcgatgaaaagaaggaagagTCTGAGCCAGAGTCCAACTTAGTCTCCAACCAATATGAAGTACAAGTCAAATTAGCTGATTTACAAGCTGATCCAAACTCACCACTATATTCAGTGAAATCTTTTGACGAACTAGGCCTCAAACCAGAATTACTTAAAGGTTTATATGCCatgaaattcaacaaaccaTCAAAAATTCAAGAGAAGGCATTACCTTTGTTAATCTCGAACCCGCCAAAAAATATGATTGGTCAATCTCAATCAGGTACTGGTAAAACAGCTGCATTTTCATTAACTATGTTGTCACGAGTCGATGAAAGTATTAAAGAACCACAAGCTATATGTTTAGCACCTACAAGAGAATTGGCAAGACAAACTATGGAAGTTATAACCACCATGGGGAAATTCTCATCCATCACTACGCAATTGGTTGTTCCCGAGCTGGTTCCAAGAGGACAGGCAGTTCATGCTCAAATTATCGTCGGAACACCGGGATTAGTTAATGACTTGGTTAATAGACGATTGATCAATATCAGCAACATTAAAGTCTTTGTACTTGATGAAGCTGATAATATGTTGGATGCACAAAACTTGGGTGATCAATGTGTTAGActcaagaaaagaatacCTAAAACTGCTCAATTAGTGTTGTTTAGTGCTACATTTCCCGAGGAAGTTAGAAGATATGCTGAAAGGTTTGTTCCCAATGCAAATTcattacaattgaaacaagaagagTTAAATGTTGCCGgtattaaacaattgtatATGGATTGTCGTTCAGAGGATCATAAATTTGAGGTTTTATGTGAGTTGTATGGATTGTTAACCATTGGATCATCAATcatctttgttgaaaagaaggacACTTCAGAGAAATTATGGCATAAGATGAAACAAGAAGGACATAAAGTATCATTACTTCACGGTAGTTTAGAAGCAGGTGAACGTGATCgcttgattgatgattttagAGAAGGTAGATCCAAAGTGTTGATAACAACAAACGTTCTTGCTAGAGGTATTGATATTGCCTCAGTGTCAATGGTGGTTAATTATGATTTACCAGTTATGGGTCCCGAAAGAAGAGCTGACCCATCAACTTATTTGCATAGAATTGGAAGAACTGGAAGATTTGGTAGAGTTGGTGTATCGGTTTCATTTGTTGCTAGTGAACGTGATTTGAAGGTGTTGCAAgcaattcaacaatatttcGGTGGTATTGAAATGACTAGAGTGCCAACTGATGATTGGGATGAAGTTGAGGAAATCGTAACTAAAGTTATAAAGAGTAAGTAG
- a CDS encoding Mrp1 protein (S. cerevisiae homolog MRP1 is structural constituent of mitochondrial small ribosomal subunit) — protein sequence MLHRSLTAKRIPVTLHFTRSVSGSFSLPVNKTLEVLKATDADFEGLFSHSALDQLWFKQGNQLIQNLNQHLIQATNLEDKSYTLSELVAATINKPELYHIHKNASKLHNLQQFFENLRPLQQQAPFEIVRPNVSRLLETPNGDSFGNVPTDEILLDWINHSFGSVIEFRTLLINTAKAIKGDGSVWLVAESTVGSNYLNRGSSGAISGFTSTPAFHNLAIIVTYNGGTVDDSERSGQIRRMKSMLQSENEEEVKTKEDELEEAEVEEKKSIVESDANALKLGTVEQAELETSYLNKKLIPALTIDASPRSYLLDYGVFGKQQYLENCWECIDWDVVLRRLPQRSKQAITV from the coding sequence ATGCTTCACAGAAGCCTAACGGCAAAGAGGATACCAGTGACACTACATTTCACTAGGTCAGTATCCGGTTCATTTTCACTCCCGGTCAACAAGACTCTAGAAGTTTTAAAAGCCACGGACGCTGATTTCGAAGGTCTCTTTTCTCATTCAGCATTGGATCAGTTATGGTTCAAACAAGGTAATCAGTtaattcaaaatttaaaCCAGCATTTAATCCAAGCGACAAATTTGGAGGACAAGTCGTATACTTTATCTGAACTCGTTGCTGccaccatcaacaaaccGGAATTATATCACATTCATAAAAATGCCTCCAAATTGcataatcttcaacaattttttgaaaatttacgacctttgcaacaacaagcacCATTTGAGATTGTCAGGCCTAATGTTCTGAGATTGTTGGAGACTCCTAATGGCGACTCTTTTGGCAACGTACCAACGGATGAAATTTTACTTGATTGGATTAATCATTCTTTTGGTTCTGTGATTGAGTTTCGtacattgttgatcaacACTGCAAAGGCAATTAAGGGAGATGGGTCAGTATGGTTAGTGGCTGAGCTGACTGTTGGGCTGAATTATTTGAATAGAGGTTCGAGTGGAGCTATATCAGGTTTCACTTCAACTCCAGCTTTCCATAATTTAGCCATTATTGTGACATATAATGGTGGTACAGTTGATGATTCAGAAAGATCAGGTCAAATTAGACGTATGAAGAGTATGTTGCAGAGTGAAAACGAAGAAGAGGTTAAAACTAAAGAGGATGAACTTGAAGAAgctgaagttgaagaaaagaaaagtattgttgaatcaGATGCGaatgctttgaaattgggtACTGTTGAACAAGCAGAATTGGAAACTtcatatttgaataaaaaattgatcCCAGCTTTAACAATTGATGCATCACCAAGAAGTTATTTGTTGGATTATGGAGTGTTTggtaaacaacaatatttggaaaattgcTGGGAATGTATTGACTGGGATGTTGTATTAAGAAGATTACCTCAAAGATCAAAACAAGCAATTACCGTGTAA
- a CDS encoding Pmp3 protein (S. cerevisiae homolog PMP3 has role in cation transport, regulation of membrane potential and localizes to plasma membrane), with protein sequence MDSEKIVAIILAIFLPPLAVFMKDGLGPSFWLNCLLCIFVWFPGILHALYVVLKD encoded by the coding sequence ATGGATTctgaaaaaattgttgctaTTATACTTGCCATTTTCTTGCCACCATTGGCTGTGTTTATGAAGGATGGCTTGGGACCTTCCTTttggttgaattgtttgCTTTGTATCTTTGTTTGGTTCCCAGGTATTTTGCACGCTTTATACGTTGTTCTTAAAGATTAA
- a CDS encoding Arv1 protein (S. cerevisiae homolog ARV1 has role sterol transport, sphingolipid metabolic process and localizes to endoplasmic reticulum, Golgi apparatus), protein MICIECGHRNIPSLYSKYKSEYVKLTVCESCNKICDKYIEYDTVILFLDILLLKKPAYRHLAYNLTEWQIISHSSWGLKYQNLIRLITLIILFDVYLTWATFERSQFWQQGKSEEGISQLVLRQSLTSQYMFFIIVISLRHLVSNFIMQCILRGHYGFGNWQNTVIPQHDHRGYVTAVLLTTIMCSGSVKLFRILTLIWPYDISIPYRTFDMIGFIYVIEALHVVTGLAYMTVVTTISVSSLVSYMAVAWIKGTLIRYIM, encoded by the coding sequence atGATTTGCATTGAATGTGGACATCGCAATATACCATCCTTATACTCCAAGTACAAAAGTGAATATGTGAAATTAACCGTTTGTGAATCATGCAATAAAATTTGTGACAAATATATCGAATATGATACTGTGATTTTATTTCTTGATATtttattattgaaaaagccAGCATATCGACATTTAGCATATAATTTAACCGAATGGCAGATTATCAGCCACAGCAGTTGGGGTTTAAAATATCAGAATTTGATTCGATTAATAACTTTaattattttatttgatgTATACTTGACATGGGCAACTTTTGAAAGGAGTCAATTTTGGCAGCAAGGAAAAAGTGAAGAAGGGATATCACAATTGGTACTACGACAGAGCTTAACAAGTCAATATATGTTTTTCATTATCGTGATTAGCTTGCGTCATTTGGTGTCCAATTTCATAATGCAATGTATTCTACGTGGACATTATGGATTTGGGAACTGGCAAAACACGGTCATTCCTCAACATGATCATAGGGGATACGTGACAGCAGTACTTTTAACAACGATTATGTGCTCTGGATCAGTGAAATTGTTTCGAATATTGACTTTGATTTGGCCGTACGATATTTCAATACCGTATAGAACATTTGATATGATTGGATTCATCTATGTTATTGAAGCGTTGCATGTTGTGACTGGGTTGGCTTATATGACGGTTGTGACAACGATTCTGGTTTCGTCATTGGTGCTGTATATGGCTGTGGCTTGGATAAAGGGTACTTTGATAAGGTATATAATGTAA